The following are encoded in a window of Kitasatospora fiedleri genomic DNA:
- a CDS encoding cellulase family glycosylhydrolase, with protein sequence MRLQLHRRLSRRLAGCAAALAAALVATLSAPAAPTAHAATPDPTTTITTTAAAAAGAGYWHTSGRQILDEAGNPVRIAGINWFGFETGNYVVHGLWSRDYKSMIDQMKSLGYNTIRLPYSDDIFKGTTPASINTASGMNADLVGLNSLGVMDKLVAYAGNVGMKVILDRHRPDSGGQSALWYTSAVPESTWLANLKSIAARYANNSAVIGIDLHNEPHDPACWGCGDLATDWRLAAQRGGEAVLSANPKLLVFVEGVQTFNGSSYWWGGNLQGAGQYPVQLSVPNRVVYSAHDYATSVAQQTWFSDPSFPSNMPGVWDKNWGYLFNQNIAPVWVGEFGTTLQSTVDQAWLKALVQYLRPTATSGADSFQWTFWSWNPNSGDTGGILNDDWTTVNTVKDGYLASVKAPGFGSSTGGNPGGDVQAPSVPGGLTVTGTTASSVSLSWTASTDNTAVTGYDVYRNGAKVASTASTSYTDSGLSAATAYGYTVRAKDAAGNVSAASAAVTATTATGGGGTNAGCAAAISLNDWGSGLTATVTVTNTGSAPVTGWKVSWAWPTSLQISSSWSANVTRSGQTVTATNLSYNGALASAASTSFGVQATRTDASAAATATAVCTATS encoded by the coding sequence ATGCGCCTCCAGCTGCACCGGCGCCTGTCGCGCCGCCTGGCGGGCTGCGCCGCGGCCCTGGCCGCCGCGCTCGTCGCCACGCTCTCCGCCCCGGCGGCCCCCACCGCCCACGCCGCCACGCCCGACCCGACGACCACCATCACGACCACCGCCGCGGCCGCCGCCGGGGCCGGCTACTGGCACACCAGCGGCCGGCAGATCCTGGACGAGGCCGGGAACCCGGTGCGGATCGCGGGCATCAACTGGTTCGGCTTCGAAACCGGCAACTACGTGGTCCACGGCCTGTGGAGCCGCGACTACAAGTCGATGATCGACCAGATGAAGTCGCTCGGCTACAACACCATCCGGCTGCCGTACAGCGACGACATCTTCAAGGGCACCACCCCGGCCAGCATCAACACCGCGAGCGGGATGAACGCCGACCTGGTCGGCCTCAACTCGCTCGGCGTGATGGACAAGCTGGTCGCCTACGCGGGCAACGTCGGCATGAAGGTCATCCTGGACCGCCACCGCCCGGACTCCGGCGGGCAGTCGGCGCTCTGGTACACCTCCGCGGTGCCGGAGTCGACCTGGCTGGCGAACCTCAAGTCGATCGCCGCCCGGTACGCGAACAACTCCGCCGTGATCGGCATCGACCTGCACAACGAGCCGCACGACCCGGCCTGTTGGGGCTGCGGCGACCTCGCCACCGACTGGCGGCTAGCCGCCCAGCGCGGCGGCGAGGCCGTGCTCTCGGCCAACCCGAAGCTGCTGGTCTTCGTCGAGGGTGTGCAGACCTTCAACGGCAGCTCGTACTGGTGGGGCGGCAACCTCCAGGGCGCGGGGCAGTACCCGGTCCAACTGAGCGTCCCCAACCGGGTGGTGTACTCGGCGCACGACTACGCGACCAGCGTGGCGCAGCAGACCTGGTTCTCCGACCCGAGCTTCCCGTCGAACATGCCGGGCGTCTGGGACAAGAACTGGGGCTACCTGTTCAACCAGAACATCGCCCCGGTGTGGGTCGGCGAGTTCGGCACCACGCTCCAGTCCACCGTCGACCAGGCGTGGTTGAAGGCGCTGGTGCAGTACCTGCGTCCGACCGCGACGTCCGGCGCGGACTCCTTCCAGTGGACGTTCTGGTCGTGGAACCCCAACTCCGGTGACACCGGCGGCATCCTGAACGACGACTGGACGACGGTCAACACGGTCAAGGACGGCTACCTGGCCTCGGTCAAGGCCCCGGGCTTCGGCTCCTCCACCGGCGGCAACCCGGGCGGCGACGTCCAGGCCCCGTCCGTCCCGGGCGGGTTGACGGTCACCGGCACCACCGCGAGCAGCGTGTCGCTGTCCTGGACGGCGTCCACCGACAACACCGCGGTCACCGGCTACGACGTGTACCGCAACGGCGCGAAGGTCGCCTCGACGGCCTCGACCTCCTACACGGACAGTGGGTTGAGCGCGGCGACGGCGTACGGCTACACCGTCCGGGCGAAGGACGCGGCGGGCAACGTCTCGGCGGCCTCGGCCGCGGTGACGGCGACCACCGCGACCGGCGGCGGCGGGACGAACGCCGGGTGCGCGGCGGCGATCAGCCTGAACGACTGGGGCAGCGGCCTGACCGCGACGGTCACCGTCACCAACACCGGCAGCGCGCCCGTCACGGGCTGGAAGGTCTCCTGGGCGTGGCCCACCAGCCTCCAGATCAGCAGCAGTTGGAGCGCGAACGTGACCCGCAGCGGGCAGACCGTCACCGCGACGAACCTGTCCTACAACGGGGCGCTGGCGTCGGCGGCCTCCACCTCCTTCGGCGTCCAGGCGACCCGGACCGACGCGTCGGCCGCGGCGACCGCGACGGCGGTGTGCACCGCCACCTCCTGA
- a CDS encoding carbohydrate kinase family protein — protein MADRQITVVGECVADAFVEREGARPGELALRVLPGGGPANTAVALARLGTPTRFVGRISADPFGTLFRTHLTGSGVDLADTVAAAEASTLAVAALDGDGRAEYSFHAEGTADWQWTDEELAPARQDGSVCLHTGSLALVRDPGGRRIEDLLAAARPHTTVSVDPNVRPLLVAPDTYRRRLDRWCELADLLRLSEDDLHVLLPGTAPEDACDRWHAAGARLVVVTLAERGALASLDGERVRVPAPATQVVDTVGAGDAFTAGLLHSLAAQGHLGGRLDSLTSADLERACAFAARVAARTVAVPGANPPWAGDL, from the coding sequence ATGGCGGATCGGCAGATCACCGTGGTCGGGGAGTGCGTCGCCGACGCCTTCGTCGAACGCGAGGGGGCCCGGCCGGGCGAACTCGCGCTGCGGGTGCTGCCCGGCGGCGGCCCGGCGAACACCGCCGTCGCCCTGGCCCGGCTCGGCACGCCGACCCGGTTCGTCGGCCGGATCTCCGCCGACCCGTTCGGCACCCTCTTCCGCACCCACCTGACCGGCTCCGGCGTCGACCTGGCCGACACCGTCGCCGCCGCCGAAGCCAGCACCCTGGCCGTGGCCGCGCTCGACGGCGACGGCCGCGCCGAGTACTCCTTCCACGCCGAGGGCACCGCCGACTGGCAGTGGACCGACGAGGAACTCGCCCCCGCCCGCCAGGACGGCTCGGTGTGCCTGCACACCGGCTCGCTCGCCCTGGTCCGCGACCCCGGCGGCCGACGGATCGAGGACCTGCTCGCCGCCGCCCGCCCGCACACCACCGTCTCCGTCGACCCCAACGTCCGCCCGCTGCTGGTCGCCCCCGACACCTACCGGCGGCGGCTCGACCGCTGGTGCGAACTGGCCGACCTGCTGCGCCTCAGCGAGGACGACCTGCACGTCCTGCTGCCCGGCACCGCCCCCGAGGACGCCTGCGACCGCTGGCACGCGGCGGGCGCCCGCCTGGTCGTGGTGACGCTCGCCGAACGTGGCGCACTCGCCTCGCTGGACGGCGAGCGGGTCCGGGTCCCGGCGCCCGCGACGCAGGTGGTCGACACCGTCGGCGCGGGCGATGCCTTCACCGCCGGCCTGCTGCACTCCCTCGCCGCCCAGGGCCACCTCGGCGGCCGGCTCGACTCCCTCACCTCCGCCGACCTGGAACGCGCCTGCGCCTTCGCCGCCCGCGTCGCCGCCCGGACGGTCGCCGTTCCGGGCGCCAACCCGCCGTGGGCGGGCGATCTCTGA
- a CDS encoding DUF2316 family protein, with amino-acid sequence MSLNDEERVRTAAELRANLELTGVPTDAIRAELGYGEREFEKIMEVTGADPASVWRVRDHLEELVVAAGREPVPYSVLTEQARAAAERWFPPVRRAPRRG; translated from the coding sequence ATGTCGTTGAACGACGAGGAACGTGTCCGTACCGCCGCCGAGTTGCGGGCCAACCTGGAGCTGACCGGCGTCCCGACGGACGCGATCCGGGCGGAACTCGGTTACGGGGAGCGGGAGTTCGAGAAGATCATGGAGGTGACCGGGGCCGATCCGGCGAGCGTGTGGCGGGTGCGCGACCACCTGGAGGAGCTGGTGGTGGCGGCGGGCCGCGAGCCGGTGCCCTACAGCGTGCTCACCGAGCAGGCCCGGGCGGCGGCCGAGCGCTGGTTCCCGCCGGTGAGGCGGGCCCCGCGGCGGGGCTGA
- a CDS encoding TIGR01777 family oxidoreductase — translation MKYVIPGGTGQVGTLLERALRADGHQVVLLTRTPTAPHHAAWDGRTLGPWAEQLDGADVVVNLAGRTVSCRYTPENLRQMMDSRVDSTRVVGEAIAAAARPPRVWLQMSTATVYAHRFDAPNDEATGIIGGAEPDVPDYWEYSVRIARNWEAAQDAAATPATRKVALRSAMVFSPDRGGVFDVLSWLARLGLGGPVAGGRQYVSWIHERDFVRAVRFLVEHGELTGPVNLAAPNPLPQRELMRELRRANGMPVGLPATRRMAELGAFALRTDTELLLKSRRVVPGRLLEAGFAFDFPHCADAARELVARRRS, via the coding sequence GTGAAGTACGTGATACCCGGCGGGACCGGGCAGGTCGGCACACTGCTGGAACGCGCCCTGCGCGCCGACGGCCACCAGGTGGTGCTCCTCACCCGGACGCCCACCGCCCCGCACCACGCGGCCTGGGACGGCCGGACCCTCGGCCCCTGGGCCGAGCAGCTGGACGGTGCCGACGTCGTGGTCAACCTGGCCGGGCGGACGGTCAGTTGCCGCTACACGCCGGAGAACCTCCGGCAGATGATGGACTCCCGGGTCGACTCGACGCGGGTGGTCGGCGAGGCGATCGCCGCCGCGGCCCGCCCGCCCCGGGTCTGGCTCCAGATGAGCACGGCGACGGTGTACGCGCACCGCTTCGACGCCCCGAACGACGAGGCGACCGGCATCATCGGCGGCGCCGAGCCGGACGTCCCGGACTACTGGGAGTACAGCGTCCGGATCGCCCGGAACTGGGAGGCCGCGCAGGACGCCGCCGCAACGCCCGCCACCCGGAAGGTCGCGCTGCGCAGCGCCATGGTCTTCAGCCCGGACCGGGGCGGTGTCTTCGACGTGCTGTCCTGGCTGGCCCGGCTCGGCCTGGGCGGACCGGTCGCGGGCGGGCGGCAGTACGTCTCCTGGATTCACGAGCGCGACTTCGTCCGGGCCGTGCGGTTCCTGGTCGAGCACGGGGAACTGACCGGCCCGGTCAACCTGGCCGCCCCGAACCCGCTCCCGCAACGGGAGTTGATGCGGGAGCTGCGGCGTGCGAACGGCATGCCGGTGGGCCTGCCGGCCACCCGCCGGATGGCCGAGCTCGGCGCGTTCGCCCTCCGGACCGACACCGAACTGCTCCTGAAGAGCCGCCGGGTGGTGCCGGGACGGCTGCTGGAGGCGGGCTTCGCCTTCGACTTCCCGCACTGCGCCGACGCCGCCCGCGAGTTGGTGGCCCGCCGCAGGTCGTAG
- a CDS encoding LysR family transcriptional regulator yields MEPRQLRCFVAVAEELHFGRAAERLLLGQPAVSQQVRRLERELKVELFDRSPRHVRLTPAGERFLPAARNVLAAEDAARALAADLAAPTVLRLGTVTGLGERLDDILDAYRRQAPAVHVELHSAPVRERLARLADGRLDAAFVRGAVPEPDPDLRYLPLWQDELVIALPAGHPLADRPEIDLADLADLPLLLTERRNHPTLVDLVTDACARAGFRPLLGPAHSTLQNTLAAIGTGAPLWTVVYAANALMTNTRRIAFRPCRTPLALPVSLAVRRSTPPPRLLLTACRRPSAPAPSAPVPVPAPTSDDQDA; encoded by the coding sequence GTGGAGCCACGACAGTTGCGCTGCTTCGTCGCCGTCGCGGAGGAGTTGCACTTCGGGCGGGCCGCCGAGCGGCTGCTGCTCGGCCAGCCCGCCGTGAGCCAGCAGGTGCGGAGGCTAGAGCGGGAGTTGAAGGTCGAGCTGTTCGACCGCTCGCCGCGCCACGTGCGCCTGACCCCGGCGGGCGAGCGCTTCCTGCCCGCGGCCCGGAACGTGCTGGCGGCCGAGGACGCGGCCCGGGCCCTCGCCGCCGACCTGGCCGCACCCACCGTGCTCCGGCTCGGCACCGTCACCGGGCTCGGGGAGCGGCTCGACGACATCCTGGACGCCTACCGCCGCCAGGCCCCGGCCGTGCACGTCGAACTGCACTCCGCCCCCGTCAGGGAACGGCTGGCCCGCCTCGCGGACGGCCGGCTGGACGCCGCCTTCGTCCGCGGCGCCGTCCCGGAGCCGGACCCGGACCTGCGCTACCTCCCGCTCTGGCAGGACGAGTTGGTGATCGCCCTGCCCGCCGGGCACCCCCTCGCCGACCGGCCCGAGATCGACCTCGCCGACCTCGCCGACCTGCCCCTGCTGCTGACCGAGCGCCGCAACCACCCCACCCTGGTCGACCTGGTGACGGACGCCTGCGCCCGGGCCGGGTTCCGGCCGCTGCTCGGCCCAGCGCACAGCACCCTGCAGAACACCCTGGCCGCGATCGGCACCGGTGCCCCGCTGTGGACGGTGGTGTACGCCGCCAACGCCCTGATGACCAACACCCGTCGGATCGCCTTCCGCCCCTGCCGCACCCCGCTGGCCCTGCCGGTGTCCCTCGCCGTCCGGCGCTCCACCCCGCCGCCCCGGCTGCTCCTGACCGCCTGCCGCCGACCGTCCGCACCTGCCCCGTCCGCTCCCGTTCCCGTTCCCGCTCCCACCAGTGACGATCAGGATGCGTGA
- a CDS encoding NADPH-dependent F420 reductase, protein MRIGILGTGNMADALGTPWARAGHRLTVGGRDLARARRAADRIGAGARSGDLRTAVADAEVVLVALPFGAGTEVVRELAEPLAGRTLVDCTNPVGPGFRLLTGHGPSAAEQLASAAPRAQVVKAFNLCHEDVWRMRPPVFDGRPLTVPLCGDDPESLARVSTLIADLGCTPALAGGLDRAGLLEATAALFIGLWVGTGADVQAIAPPLAYASGPARESD, encoded by the coding sequence ATGCGGATCGGCATTCTGGGCACGGGCAACATGGCGGACGCACTGGGCACCCCCTGGGCACGGGCCGGGCACCGGCTCACCGTCGGCGGGCGCGACCTGGCCAGGGCCCGGCGCGCCGCCGACCGGATCGGGGCGGGGGCCCGCTCCGGCGACCTGCGCACGGCGGTGGCGGACGCCGAAGTCGTGCTGGTCGCGCTGCCGTTCGGCGCGGGTACGGAGGTCGTCCGGGAGCTGGCCGAGCCGCTCGCGGGGCGGACGCTGGTCGACTGCACCAACCCGGTCGGCCCCGGCTTCCGCCTGCTGACCGGCCACGGCCCTTCCGCCGCCGAGCAGTTGGCGTCCGCCGCGCCCCGCGCACAGGTGGTGAAGGCGTTCAACCTGTGCCACGAGGACGTCTGGCGGATGCGTCCGCCGGTCTTCGACGGCCGCCCGCTCACCGTCCCGCTGTGCGGCGACGACCCCGAGTCCCTGGCCCGGGTCTCCACCCTGATCGCGGACCTGGGCTGCACCCCGGCCCTCGCCGGCGGCCTCGACCGGGCCGGGCTGCTGGAGGCCACCGCCGCCCTCTTCATCGGCCTGTGGGTCGGCACGGGCGCGGACGTCCAGGCGATCGCGCCCCCGCTCGCCTACGCCTCCGGGCCCGCGCGCGAGTCCGACTGA
- the dmpI gene encoding 4-oxalocrotonate tautomerase DmpI, with protein sequence MPIVTIQQGPRQVEQKRELVERITAAFVETLECPAESVLVWIQEYPAENWGKAGKLTADQ encoded by the coding sequence ATGCCGATCGTCACCATTCAGCAGGGCCCGCGCCAGGTCGAGCAGAAGCGCGAACTGGTCGAGCGGATCACCGCCGCCTTCGTGGAGACCCTGGAGTGCCCGGCCGAGAGCGTGCTGGTGTGGATTCAGGAGTACCCGGCCGAGAACTGGGGCAAGGCCGGCAAGCTCACCGCCGACCAGTAG
- a CDS encoding class I SAM-dependent methyltransferase — MSAPGSRLLTEQGRDVSRVTAEGALGEMTALWRGGLGAGTADWLDAHGWRTDYTAIADLAAALGRRLPSTGSFDGSGFLEARREG, encoded by the coding sequence TTGTCGGCCCCCGGCAGCCGGCTGCTGACCGAGCAGGGCCGCGACGTCTCCCGGGTCACCGCCGAGGGCGCCCTCGGCGAGATGACCGCCCTGTGGCGCGGCGGCCTCGGAGCCGGTACCGCCGACTGGCTGGACGCGCACGGCTGGCGGACCGACTACACCGCGATCGCCGATCTCGCCGCCGCGCTCGGACGCCGACTCCCGTCCACCGGCAGTTTCGACGGCTCCGGGTTCCTGGAGGCCCGTCGCGAGGGCTGA
- a CDS encoding winged helix-turn-helix transcriptional regulator, whose amino-acid sequence MTADPMLADCRARLAFDLLSHTWNAVLLWALREGPYRPVELRERIGGISSKVLTETLRRLQYNGLVARHPPRPDRPGVAYELTALGRTLLPAIDAFGAWAFEHGDEVMAAQEAAERAGGPGV is encoded by the coding sequence GTGACCGCCGATCCGATGCTCGCCGACTGCCGGGCCCGCCTCGCCTTCGACCTGCTCTCCCACACCTGGAACGCCGTCCTGCTCTGGGCGCTGCGCGAGGGCCCGTACCGGCCCGTCGAGCTGCGCGAACGGATCGGCGGGATCAGTTCCAAGGTGCTCACCGAGACACTGCGCCGCCTCCAGTACAACGGTCTGGTCGCCCGCCACCCGCCGCGCCCCGACCGTCCCGGCGTGGCCTACGAACTCACCGCGCTGGGACGCACCCTGCTGCCCGCCATCGACGCCTTCGGCGCGTGGGCCTTCGAGCACGGCGACGAGGTGATGGCCGCGCAGGAGGCCGCCGAGCGGGCGGGCGGCCCGGGGGTGTGA